A window of Erpetoichthys calabaricus chromosome 12, fErpCal1.3, whole genome shotgun sequence contains these coding sequences:
- the tnfaip8l1 gene encoding tumor necrosis factor alpha-induced protein 8-like protein 1, with product MDAFSTKNLALQAQKKLMSKMANKTVANMFIDDTSSEVLDELYRVTKEYTRNRKEAQKIIKNLIKVVVKLGVLYRNNQFNADELALVERFRKKVHTLAMTAVSFYQIEFTFERRVMSAILNECRELLHQATNRHLTAKSHSRINHVFNHFADCEFLAALYSPSDLYRVHLQKICDGVNKMLDEGNL from the coding sequence ATGGATGCCTTCAGCACAAAGAACTTGGCGCTTCAGGCACAAAAGAAGCTTATGAGCAAGATGGCCAACAAGACAGTGGCTAACATGTTCATTGATGACACGAGCAGTGAGGTGTTGGATGAACTGTACCGCGTCACCAAGGAGTACACTCGCAATCGCAAAGAGGCGCAGAAGATCATCAAGAACCTCATCAAGGTCGTGGTCAAGCTGGGCGTGCTCTACCGCAACAACCAGTTTAACGCTGATGAGCTTGCCCTGGTGGAGCGCTTTCGCAAGAAGGTCCACACACTGGCCATGACGGCCGTCAGCTTCTACCAGATTGAGTTCACCTTTGAGCGCCGTGTCATGTCTGCAATCCTCAACGAGTGTCGGGAGCTGCTGCACCAGGCCACTAACCGGCACTTGACCGCCAAGTCCCACTCTCGCATCAACCACGTCTTCAACCATTTTGCAGACTGTGAATTCCTGGCTGCCCTTTACAGCCCTTCCGATCTTTACCGTGTCCATTTGCAAAAGATCTGTGATGGCGTCAACAAGATGCTGGATGAGGGCAATCTCTGA